A single region of the Streptomyces sp. NBC_01262 genome encodes:
- a CDS encoding acyl-CoA carboxylase subunit beta has protein sequence MTSIAETVGSPAPAVRTTAERLADLAARHQRALAGGSAAAVARQAARGRLTARERVARLLDRGSFIETGALVSARSGTGDAAYGDGVVTGTGTVDGRQVCVFAQDATVHGGSMGEAFGEKVVSTMDLALKTGCPVIGLNDSGGARIQEGVAALALYAELARRNVQASGVIPQISVIMGPCAGGAAYSPAITDFTVMVDGTSHMFVTGPDVIEAVTGERTTAEELGGARASNSRNGNAHFLAEDEDDALDIVRVLLSYLPANNRESPPEYAHAPRVLDPTPDDCRLDGIIPDRPETAYDMREILRTVVDDGELLQVHELFAPNILCALARVEGRSVGVVANQPLHAAGVLDIDASEKAARFVRFCDAFGIPLLTFTDVPGYLSGTHQEQSGIIRRGAKLLYAYAESTVPKVTVVVRKAYGGGYAVMGSKHLGADVNLAWPTARIAVMGAEGAVSVLHRRELAAAAAVGEQTAADLRAKLVEEYETAWATPYAAAARGYIDAVIAPSTTRAHITRALRTLRTKRAAVPDRRHGNIPL, from the coding sequence GTGACCTCGATTGCGGAAACCGTGGGATCGCCCGCGCCCGCTGTGCGTACAACCGCGGAACGTCTCGCGGACCTCGCCGCCCGACACCAGCGGGCCCTGGCCGGCGGCTCCGCGGCGGCCGTCGCCCGGCAGGCCGCTCGCGGCCGGCTCACGGCCCGTGAACGCGTCGCGCGGTTGCTGGACCGGGGCTCCTTCATCGAGACCGGCGCGTTGGTGAGCGCCCGCAGCGGCACCGGCGACGCGGCGTACGGCGACGGCGTGGTCACCGGCACCGGCACCGTCGACGGGCGCCAGGTGTGTGTGTTCGCGCAGGACGCCACGGTCCACGGCGGCAGCATGGGCGAGGCGTTCGGGGAGAAGGTCGTCAGCACGATGGACCTGGCTCTGAAGACCGGGTGCCCGGTCATCGGTCTCAACGACTCCGGTGGAGCCCGCATCCAGGAGGGCGTGGCCGCCCTCGCCCTCTACGCCGAACTGGCCCGCCGCAACGTCCAGGCCTCGGGCGTCATCCCGCAGATCTCCGTGATCATGGGCCCGTGCGCGGGCGGCGCCGCCTATTCGCCGGCCATCACCGACTTCACCGTCATGGTCGACGGCACCTCGCACATGTTCGTCACCGGCCCGGACGTCATCGAGGCCGTGACCGGGGAGCGTACGACGGCCGAGGAACTCGGCGGCGCCCGCGCCAGCAACTCCCGGAACGGCAACGCTCATTTCCTCGCCGAGGACGAGGACGACGCCCTCGACATCGTCCGCGTCCTGCTCTCCTACCTTCCGGCGAACAACCGCGAGAGCCCGCCCGAGTACGCCCACGCACCCCGCGTCCTCGACCCCACCCCTGACGACTGCCGCCTGGACGGCATCATCCCCGACCGGCCCGAGACCGCGTACGACATGCGCGAGATCCTGCGCACGGTCGTCGACGACGGCGAACTGCTCCAGGTGCACGAGCTGTTCGCGCCCAACATCCTGTGCGCCCTGGCCCGGGTCGAGGGCCGCTCGGTCGGCGTCGTCGCCAACCAGCCGCTGCACGCCGCCGGAGTCCTGGACATCGACGCCTCCGAGAAGGCGGCCCGCTTCGTGCGCTTCTGCGACGCCTTCGGCATCCCGCTGCTGACCTTCACCGACGTCCCCGGCTACCTCTCGGGCACCCACCAGGAACAGAGCGGGATCATCCGGCGCGGCGCCAAGCTGCTGTACGCGTACGCCGAGTCCACCGTGCCCAAGGTCACCGTCGTGGTCCGCAAGGCCTACGGCGGCGGATACGCGGTCATGGGCTCCAAGCACCTCGGCGCCGACGTCAACCTGGCCTGGCCCACCGCCCGGATCGCCGTGATGGGCGCCGAGGGCGCGGTCAGCGTCCTGCACCGCCGCGAACTCGCCGCGGCGGCCGCCGTCGGCGAGCAGACCGCGGCGGACCTGAGGGCGAAGCTCGTGGAGGAGTACGAGACGGCCTGGGCCACCCCCTACGCGGCCGCCGCGCGCGGCTACATCGACGCGGTCATCGCGCCGAGCACCACCCGGGCGCACATCACCCGGGCCCTGCGCACGCTGCGCACCAAACGTGCCGCCGTCCCCGACCGGCGGCACGGCAACATCCCGCTGTGA